Within the Terriglobia bacterium genome, the region GCTGGAGCACATCAAGACCTTGGCGGAGCGTTAGCCCTCAAACTCGCTGCGAGGCACGCCGGATTGGCGGATCACCGACAGCAAGGTCCCAGTCTTTAACTCGCGATGATTCGGTACCGGGACCGTGACCGTCGTGTCGGCCATTCTTTTTTGCATGATGATGTGGCTGCCACGCCGGCGGACTTCCACGAACCCGTGACGGGAGAGGATGGCACAAATTTCCGCTCCGGAGAGGATCCGGAGTTTAGTCACCCGCGACCTCAAGGCGGGTCACGAATACCTCGGTGTGC harbors:
- a CDS encoding type II toxin-antitoxin system HicA family toxin; this translates as MTKLRILSGAEICAILSRHGFVEVRRRGSHIIMQKRMADTTVTVPVPNHRELKTGTLLSVIRQSGVPRSEFEG